From a single Macrobrachium rosenbergii isolate ZJJX-2024 chromosome 9, ASM4041242v1, whole genome shotgun sequence genomic region:
- the LOC136841926 gene encoding uncharacterized protein, with translation MAGKESAREEIGCGRDENAQVDVWGNKTDRIKSERIRGTTNVVELSKKAQERRLQWYGHVMRRDETYVGRRVMEMELPGRRARGTPKRRCMDVVREDLRDKQLSEDDVFDRTKWRKAVRNIDPT, from the coding sequence atggccggtaaagagagtgcaagagaagaaattggatgtggtagagatgaaaatgctcaggtggacgTGTGGGGTAACAAAACGGACAGgataaaaagtgaaagaataagaggaactactaatgtcgtagaactatcaaagaaggcacaggaaagaagactgcagtggtatggccatgtgatgagaagggatgagacatatgtagggaggagagtgatggaGATGGAGTTGCCTGGTAGGAGAGCAAGAGGAACGCCAAAGCGAAGGTgtatggatgtagttagagaagatctgagagacaaacaattgtcagaggacgatgtgtttgaccgaaccaagtggaggaaagctgtcagaaacatcgaccccacatag